A region of Rubrobacter calidifluminis DNA encodes the following proteins:
- a CDS encoding putative RNA methyltransferase translates to MLDTVVHLLRCPVCHGPLCGGEGVLYCGLGHSHDVARQGYVSLFAPPGRVHTGDSARMIAARERFLGSGFYDPIAEAVVSEALGALGLRRGREGCVVDLGAGTGYYLARLLEALPGWRGLALDASAAALRRAARANPRIGAVGCDVWRELPVADGAVALVLDIFAPRNAAEISRILEPDSVLIVVTARKDHLRPLSLLPGMLSVEEDRPDQIEASLSKSFDPLRRRSLDFYIHPGRESALDAVMMGPSARHVEEEEVRRHLGSMPEPLKVEVSVEIMTLRRAEAL, encoded by the coding sequence ATGCTCGATACGGTGGTACACCTGCTGCGCTGTCCGGTCTGTCACGGGCCGCTTTGCGGTGGCGAAGGCGTTCTGTACTGCGGACTCGGGCACAGCCACGACGTGGCCCGGCAGGGTTACGTGTCTCTCTTCGCCCCGCCGGGGCGCGTGCACACGGGGGATTCGGCGCGTATGATCGCGGCGCGGGAGCGCTTTCTGGGGTCGGGGTTCTACGATCCCATCGCGGAGGCCGTGGTCTCCGAGGCGCTCGGGGCGCTCGGCCTGCGGAGAGGTAGAGAGGGATGTGTCGTGGATCTCGGGGCGGGGACGGGGTACTACCTGGCGAGGCTGCTCGAGGCGCTGCCCGGATGGAGGGGGCTCGCGCTCGACGCCTCTGCGGCGGCGCTGCGTCGGGCCGCCCGGGCGAATCCCAGGATCGGAGCCGTCGGCTGCGACGTCTGGAGAGAGCTCCCGGTCGCGGACGGCGCGGTAGCGCTCGTCCTGGACATCTTCGCCCCGCGCAACGCGGCTGAGATCTCGCGTATCCTGGAGCCCGACAGCGTGCTCATCGTCGTGACGGCGCGCAAGGATCACCTGCGTCCCCTGAGCTTGCTTCCGGGCATGCTCTCCGTGGAGGAGGACAGGCCGGATCAGATCGAAGCCTCTCTCTCGAAATCCTTCGATCCGCTGCGCAGGCGCAGCCTGGATTTTTACATCCACCCCGGCCGCGAGAGCGCCTTGGACGCCGTCATGATGGGGCCCTCCGCCCGACACGTCGAGGAGGAAGAAGTCCGGCGTCACCTGGGGAGCATGCCGGAGCCGTTAAAGGTCGAGGTCTCGGTCGAGATCATGACGCTGCGCCGGGCGGAAGCCCTTTGA
- a CDS encoding M42 family metallopeptidase, with amino-acid sequence MPLDEELFRRLIETPSVPGREEEQREIAREVLGGLTDEVRTDPLGSVIGTKKGREDVRVMVAAHMDEIGFLVRQIDDKGFLRLQPVGGHDPANMISQRVIVTTQEGERLRGALQPVRKPPHVAGEEANRLPKLQEFFVDLGMAAEEVRGKVRIGDYVTMDRTLEKVGGCYMGKAMDDRVGLLVMYEALRAMRSNEATVHAVATVQEEVGLRGAAASGWGLEPSVIVALDITLALDVPGSAEEDRVAELGKGVAIKIMDSSFISNPKLVEHMRRIAEREGIDHQMEILPRGGTDAGGVQRLHGGIPAITLSVPARYVHSPNEMVAASDVEAAFTLLARYLEEAHTGDYRL; translated from the coding sequence ATGCCGCTCGACGAGGAGCTTTTCAGACGCCTGATCGAGACGCCCTCCGTGCCGGGGCGCGAGGAAGAGCAGCGCGAGATAGCGCGTGAGGTGCTGGGAGGGCTGACCGACGAGGTGAGAACCGACCCGCTCGGCAGCGTCATCGGGACGAAGAAGGGCCGGGAGGACGTGCGGGTGATGGTCGCCGCGCACATGGACGAGATCGGCTTCCTCGTCAGGCAGATAGACGACAAGGGGTTCCTCCGGCTGCAGCCCGTCGGCGGCCACGACCCGGCGAACATGATCTCCCAGCGGGTGATCGTTACGACCCAGGAGGGAGAACGGCTGCGCGGGGCGCTGCAGCCCGTCCGCAAGCCGCCGCACGTAGCGGGCGAGGAAGCGAACCGGCTGCCCAAGCTGCAGGAGTTCTTCGTCGACCTCGGGATGGCGGCGGAAGAGGTGCGAGGCAAGGTCCGCATCGGAGACTACGTGACGATGGACCGCACCCTCGAGAAAGTCGGCGGCTGCTACATGGGCAAGGCGATGGACGACCGGGTGGGCCTGCTGGTCATGTACGAGGCGCTCCGGGCGATGAGGTCGAACGAGGCCACGGTGCACGCGGTGGCGACCGTGCAGGAGGAGGTCGGCCTGCGGGGGGCCGCAGCGAGCGGATGGGGCCTCGAGCCGAGCGTGATCGTCGCGCTCGACATCACGCTCGCGCTCGACGTGCCCGGGAGCGCGGAGGAAGATCGCGTCGCCGAGCTAGGCAAAGGCGTGGCCATAAAGATCATGGACTCCTCCTTCATCTCCAACCCGAAGCTGGTCGAGCACATGAGGAGGATAGCCGAGCGCGAGGGCATCGATCACCAGATGGAGATCCTGCCGCGCGGCGGCACCGACGCAGGGGGCGTGCAGCGTCTGCACGGGGGCATCCCCGCGATAACGCTCTCGGTCCCGGCCCGCTACGTCCACTCGCCGAACGAGATGGTGGCCGCCTCCGACGTCGAGGCCGCCTTCACCCTGCTCGCCCGCTACCTGGAAGAGGCGCACACCGGCGACTACCGTCTCTGA
- a CDS encoding TrmH family RNA methyltransferase → MDEHLREVFWSMLSPRRARRMLEVLENRTRYVTVLLEAVDDGHNQAAVLRSAEAFGVQDVSVVEGEKPFSPSPGITQGSDRWLTIHHHRSIEEAASFLRERGYRLWGSRLDGNAVPLQEVDLSRPAAFLFGNEHEGLSGRALELVDGTFVVPMRGFVQSLNISVAAAITLFHATNRARAEAKEDYPLDEAARREVLMRWISTTNPRARRVLRVLEGRGGGR, encoded by the coding sequence ATGGACGAGCACCTCAGGGAGGTCTTCTGGAGCATGCTCAGCCCCCGCCGGGCCCGGCGCATGCTCGAGGTGCTCGAGAACCGCACCCGCTACGTAACCGTGCTGCTCGAGGCGGTCGACGACGGGCACAACCAGGCGGCCGTGCTGCGCTCGGCGGAGGCCTTCGGGGTGCAGGACGTCTCGGTGGTCGAGGGGGAGAAACCATTCTCCCCCAGCCCCGGGATCACGCAGGGCTCGGACAGGTGGCTCACGATCCACCACCACCGCAGCATCGAGGAGGCCGCATCCTTCCTGCGGGAACGCGGATACCGGCTCTGGGGGAGCCGACTCGACGGGAACGCCGTACCCCTGCAGGAGGTCGACCTCTCCCGCCCGGCCGCCTTCCTCTTCGGCAACGAGCACGAGGGGCTCTCCGGGAGAGCGCTGGAGCTGGTCGACGGCACCTTCGTCGTCCCCATGCGCGGCTTCGTCCAGAGCCTCAACATCTCGGTCGCCGCCGCGATAACGCTCTTTCACGCCACGAACCGGGCCCGTGCCGAGGCAAAAGAGGACTACCCGCTCGACGAAGCCGCCCGCAGGGAGGTGCTGATGCGCTGGATCTCGACCACGAACCCCCGCGCCCGACGGGTGCTCCGGGTGCTCGAAGGGAGGGGTGGAGGACGCTAG
- a CDS encoding type 1 glutamine amidotransferase, with amino-acid sequence MKLTVHHLYARMMNLYGDRGNVISIVRRCEWRGIPVEVVEVNLGEKLRPTGCDVFLFGGGQDREQALLAEDLSGSKGADLRAIVEDGGVVLGVCGGYQLMGHHYETPDGEMLPGVGVFDLYTRPRRPDEARLIGNVLVRTSLGGEERELVGFENHGGRTYLGGVEPLGRVVSGYGNNGEDGTEGARRLNAYGTYLHGSLLPKNPWFTDHLIATALRRVDGSFELEPLDDGLEERAFRAMAERITSGRA; translated from the coding sequence ATGAAGCTCACCGTCCACCATCTCTACGCCCGGATGATGAACCTCTACGGCGACCGGGGGAATGTGATCTCGATCGTCCGGCGCTGCGAGTGGCGCGGGATACCGGTCGAGGTCGTCGAGGTGAACCTCGGGGAGAAGCTGAGGCCGACCGGCTGCGACGTCTTTCTCTTCGGCGGCGGCCAGGACCGGGAGCAGGCGCTCCTGGCCGAGGACCTCTCCGGCAGCAAGGGTGCCGATCTGAGGGCCATCGTCGAGGACGGGGGCGTGGTGCTCGGGGTGTGCGGCGGCTACCAGCTGATGGGCCACCACTACGAAACCCCCGACGGAGAGATGCTACCGGGGGTCGGTGTCTTCGACCTGTACACCAGGCCGCGCCGCCCCGACGAGGCCCGGCTCATCGGGAACGTGCTCGTCCGCACCTCTCTCGGCGGGGAGGAGCGAGAGCTGGTCGGTTTCGAGAACCACGGGGGGAGGACCTATCTCGGTGGTGTCGAACCGCTCGGCAGGGTCGTCTCGGGATACGGCAACAACGGCGAGGACGGCACCGAGGGGGCGCGCCGTCTCAACGCCTACGGCACCTACCTCCACGGCTCGCTCCTGCCCAAGAACCCCTGGTTCACCGACCACCTCATCGCGACCGCCTTGAGGAGGGTGGACGGCTCCTTCGAGCTCGAACCCCTGGACGACGGGCTCGAGGAGAGAGCCTTCCGGGCTATGGCCGAAAGGATCACCTCGGGAAGGGCGTGA
- a CDS encoding MurT ligase domain-containing protein translates to MNENLPADLRLPAAVIAARAAAMASRALGRGGGSTIPGVVARRVCPRVLRELSSRLPEGAVAITGTNGKTTTTRMVAEILRVAGIRAVNNSTGANLITGVTAALVSDAGLLGRPRSGLGLFEVDEASVPKVAAEAGLRVLAVLNLFRDQLDRYGELAYTAKVIASSFEHLPAGGSVVLDADDPLVASLGRSAGKAVYYGVEDQRLDTGRLEHIADSSDCPVCGRYLDYEAVYMGHVGLYRCAGCGFSRPGVRYRASRVVLEGSRGTRFLLGTPSGEREVRIRLPGLYNVYNALAAAAVAGEVGVGFGDITRGLESFRGAFGRVERVRAADREVFLLLIKNPVGFDEILRTFMLSGEATHVLIAINDNDADGRDVSWLWDVNFEMLRDVREGLPPFRVSGIRAHDMAVRLKYADLPVGEVVPDRREALKKALGATPPGETLYVLPTYTAMLEIRKALSDMGYTHPFWEDR, encoded by the coding sequence GTGAACGAGAACCTTCCCGCAGACCTGCGTCTTCCGGCGGCCGTCATCGCCGCCCGCGCGGCGGCGATGGCCAGCCGGGCGCTCGGACGGGGTGGAGGATCGACGATCCCCGGGGTTGTCGCCCGCCGGGTCTGTCCGCGCGTCTTGCGCGAGCTCTCCTCCCGGCTCCCGGAGGGCGCGGTCGCCATCACCGGGACCAACGGCAAGACCACCACCACGCGCATGGTCGCGGAGATCCTGCGCGTGGCCGGTATCCGGGCGGTGAACAACTCGACGGGTGCCAACCTCATCACGGGCGTGACCGCCGCTCTGGTCTCGGATGCCGGACTTCTCGGACGTCCCCGCTCCGGGCTGGGGCTCTTCGAGGTGGACGAGGCGAGCGTGCCGAAGGTCGCCGCGGAGGCCGGGCTCCGGGTCCTCGCCGTGCTCAACCTCTTCCGGGACCAGCTCGACCGCTACGGGGAGCTCGCCTACACCGCGAAGGTCATCGCATCCTCCTTCGAACACCTGCCGGCCGGGGGATCGGTCGTGCTCGACGCCGACGACCCGCTGGTGGCGAGCCTCGGGCGCTCCGCGGGGAAGGCCGTCTACTACGGGGTCGAGGACCAGAGGCTCGATACCGGGAGGCTCGAGCACATCGCAGACTCGAGCGACTGTCCCGTCTGCGGCAGGTATCTGGATTACGAGGCCGTATACATGGGTCACGTCGGGCTCTACCGCTGCGCGGGCTGCGGTTTCTCCCGCCCCGGTGTCCGCTACCGGGCGAGCCGGGTGGTGTTGGAGGGGTCCCGGGGAACCAGGTTTCTCCTCGGCACCCCCTCCGGTGAACGCGAGGTCAGGATAAGGCTCCCGGGGCTCTACAACGTCTACAACGCGCTCGCCGCCGCGGCCGTCGCCGGTGAGGTGGGGGTGGGGTTCGGGGACATCACGCGTGGCCTGGAGTCCTTCAGGGGGGCCTTCGGGCGGGTCGAGCGGGTGCGGGCCGCGGATAGGGAGGTCTTCCTTTTGCTCATCAAGAACCCGGTGGGGTTCGACGAGATCCTGCGGACCTTCATGCTCTCCGGCGAGGCCACCCATGTCCTTATCGCCATAAACGACAACGACGCCGACGGGCGCGACGTCTCCTGGCTGTGGGACGTGAACTTCGAGATGCTCCGGGACGTCCGGGAGGGGCTCCCGCCTTTCCGGGTGAGCGGGATCCGGGCCCACGACATGGCCGTGCGCCTGAAGTACGCCGACCTTCCGGTAGGGGAGGTCGTCCCGGATCGCAGGGAGGCGCTGAAGAAGGCGCTCGGGGCGACGCCGCCCGGCGAGACGCTCTACGTGCTCCCCACCTACACGGCGATGCTCGAGATCCGCAAGGCCCTGAGCGACATGGGCTACACCCATCCTTTCTGGGAGGACAGATGA
- a CDS encoding S1C family serine protease produces MEIFENLQASSRLPRPELDAYSRTVRYVTERLEPAVIGVATPDGRVGGSGVILGVSGTEATAVTNSHVVRGLSRRGGGGLLAVLSDGGTARVRTAGDDPASDLAVLRFSPETEPKVAELGDAGNLVVGQLVVAIGNPLGFQRSVTAGVVSALDRTITSQEGRPIENVIQTDAAVNPGNSGGPLADSTGHVVGINTAIIGRAQGIGFAIPVSAAFRRIVFSLVTEGRVRRAFLGVTVGTRPASDGSPGGAEVTSVAPNSPAERAGVRPGDLIVGLGEHRVRSVGELLGLLDDSAIGRDLPLRILRRNAEMTLTVRPVEH; encoded by the coding sequence ATGGAGATCTTCGAGAACCTGCAGGCAAGCTCCCGGCTCCCCCGGCCGGAGCTCGACGCGTACTCGAGGACCGTAAGGTACGTCACCGAGCGTCTCGAGCCCGCGGTCATCGGCGTCGCGACCCCCGATGGGAGGGTCGGTGGTAGCGGCGTGATACTGGGTGTCAGCGGGACCGAGGCCACGGCCGTCACCAACAGCCACGTGGTGCGTGGTCTCTCGCGGCGTGGAGGCGGGGGGCTGCTCGCCGTTCTCTCCGACGGTGGCACGGCGCGGGTGCGGACAGCCGGCGACGATCCCGCGAGCGATCTCGCCGTACTGCGGTTCTCTCCTGAAACGGAGCCGAAAGTCGCGGAGCTGGGAGATGCCGGCAACCTCGTCGTCGGACAGCTCGTCGTGGCCATAGGCAACCCCCTGGGTTTCCAGCGGAGCGTGACGGCCGGTGTGGTGAGCGCGCTGGATCGTACGATCACCTCCCAGGAAGGTCGTCCGATCGAGAACGTCATCCAGACGGATGCGGCGGTCAACCCGGGCAACTCGGGAGGGCCGCTGGCCGATTCGACGGGTCATGTCGTGGGGATAAACACCGCGATCATCGGCCGGGCGCAGGGCATAGGGTTCGCGATACCGGTCTCCGCGGCCTTCCGGAGAATAGTGTTCTCGCTGGTCACAGAGGGGCGGGTGAGGAGGGCGTTCCTCGGCGTCACGGTCGGGACACGCCCCGCCTCCGACGGGAGCCCCGGTGGTGCCGAAGTGACGAGCGTCGCCCCCAACAGCCCGGCGGAGAGAGCCGGGGTGAGGCCCGGCGACCTCATAGTAGGCCTGGGCGAGCATCGGGTGCGTTCGGTCGGCGAGCTACTCGGCCTTCTGGACGACTCGGCCATCGGCAGGGACCTCCCGCTGAGGATACTGAGAAGAAACGCCGAGATGACGCTCACGGTGCGCCCCGTGGAACACTGA
- a CDS encoding cyclase family protein yields the protein MEKRFTYSRIIDLSVGIVPDAVHEPLKPKIRYQSHEGESAEILARLFGVEKGDFALSGGKGAAAEEITTVAHAGTHVDAPWHYAPTSEGRPARKIDELPVEWFFSDGVVLDFRHKGPGEKIGIEDIRGELGRIGYELKPLDIVMIMTGRDKHLGSTEYFLQPGLTRSSVLWLCDRGVKVIGIDAYSLDRNFEAEAREFRETGDGTLLWEAHFAGIEREYCQIEKLANLDRIPRPYGFKVSCPPVKIQGGSGGWCRALALV from the coding sequence ATGGAGAAACGATTCACCTACAGCCGCATCATCGACCTGAGCGTCGGCATAGTACCCGACGCCGTCCACGAGCCACTCAAGCCGAAGATAAGGTACCAGTCGCACGAGGGAGAGAGCGCCGAGATACTGGCCCGTCTCTTCGGCGTGGAGAAAGGGGACTTCGCTCTCTCAGGGGGAAAGGGCGCTGCGGCCGAGGAGATCACGACGGTCGCCCACGCCGGCACCCACGTGGACGCTCCCTGGCACTACGCCCCCACCTCGGAGGGCAGACCGGCGAGGAAAATAGACGAGCTGCCCGTCGAGTGGTTCTTCTCCGACGGCGTGGTGCTGGACTTCAGGCACAAGGGTCCCGGCGAGAAGATCGGGATCGAGGACATCAGGGGAGAGCTCGGGAGGATCGGCTACGAGCTCAAACCGCTTGACATCGTGATGATCATGACCGGGCGTGACAAACATCTGGGCAGCACCGAATACTTCCTGCAGCCGGGGCTCACCCGCTCCTCGGTGCTGTGGCTCTGCGACCGCGGGGTGAAAGTCATCGGGATCGACGCCTACAGCCTCGACCGCAACTTCGAGGCCGAAGCGAGAGAGTTCCGCGAGACGGGCGACGGGACCCTGCTGTGGGAGGCCCACTTCGCCGGGATAGAGCGGGAGTACTGCCAGATCGAGAAGCTCGCGAACCTGGATCGCATCCCACGCCCCTACGGCTTCAAGGTCTCCTGTCCGCCGGTGAAGATACAGGGTGGCAGCGGTGGCTGGTGCCGGGCCTTGGCACTGGTTTGA
- a CDS encoding LysR substrate-binding domain-containing protein: MELRHLRYFVAVAEELHFGRAAKRLHIVQPTLSAQIQRLEKEVGARLLYRTKRTVRLTEAGLAFLEEAYLALEHSEKALQAARRVASGEAGLLAIGLVGSATYSVVTEVLSLYGKRFPGVHLAPREINTLDQISALQEGSIQIGFLRPPADFAPDDLKIEPFVKEPMMAVLPRDHPLTGSRTVPLAALSGEAFVLPSDEREPGFCEQVTRACEEAGFTPKIEQEVSEIQVGLGLNAAGRYVGLLPSSARHIKTTGIVFKRLAKPVPMMTLYIAWRPENLSATGLAFLGVCEEVSKRKLIQHRPSSTSLNN, from the coding sequence ATGGAGCTCAGACACCTCAGATACTTCGTGGCCGTCGCCGAGGAGCTCCACTTCGGCCGGGCGGCGAAGAGACTGCACATCGTGCAGCCGACGCTGAGCGCCCAGATACAGCGCCTGGAGAAGGAGGTGGGCGCGAGGCTCCTCTACCGAACGAAGCGCACCGTGCGGCTGACGGAGGCGGGGCTGGCCTTCCTGGAAGAGGCCTACCTGGCGCTAGAACACAGCGAGAAAGCCCTGCAGGCCGCCCGGCGTGTGGCCTCCGGAGAGGCTGGCTTGCTCGCCATCGGACTCGTGGGGAGCGCCACCTACAGCGTCGTGACGGAAGTTCTGAGCCTTTACGGGAAGCGCTTCCCGGGTGTACACCTGGCACCACGCGAGATAAACACCTTGGACCAGATCAGTGCCCTGCAGGAAGGGTCCATCCAGATAGGCTTCCTGCGCCCACCCGCGGATTTTGCCCCCGATGACCTGAAGATAGAACCGTTCGTAAAAGAACCGATGATGGCGGTTCTGCCCAGAGATCACCCCCTGACCGGCTCCAGAACGGTGCCGCTCGCAGCCTTGTCCGGGGAGGCCTTTGTGTTGCCCTCCGACGAACGTGAACCCGGCTTCTGTGAACAGGTGACCCGGGCCTGCGAAGAAGCCGGTTTCACACCCAAAATCGAACAAGAAGTTAGTGAGATACAGGTGGGGCTGGGCCTCAACGCCGCCGGCAGGTATGTGGGGCTCCTCCCCTCTTCGGCTCGACATATCAAGACGACGGGCATAGTCTTCAAGCGGCTCGCAAAACCTGTTCCGATGATGACCCTCTACATCGCCTGGCGGCCTGAAAATCTCTCTGCAACGGGTCTTGCCTTCCTCGGGGTGTGTGAGGAGGTCTCCAAGCGTAAACTCATCCAACACCGACCGTCTTCTACCAGCCTCAACAACTAA
- a CDS encoding VOC family protein, producing the protein MSERGMGDCEQSSGNLNEARHLISQLAHVEISSPDPEESVRWFTDVLGLQESGREGQSVYLRAWGEFFHHSLVVTEGHEPSLLHVGWRTSGPEELERAVKRIEETGRGEGWLEATTGHGPAYRYRAPGGHLHEVFWEVERWQAPPELATDFPGRPQRHPRHGVCPRYIDHVTVATPDLVAEARWHQQTLGLKFTDYIVPEEDSDFVVFATLTSHSTHELGLVPETSEARGRVNHVAFWLEQRVDVERAAHILIDAGTPIEFGPGMHGIDEITYLYVREPGGMRIELNSGGRRLFEPDWETRRWTPAQGAMSAYRNIGMPESMMESFPLPERAGDLYDTGLFSRRG; encoded by the coding sequence ATGAGCGAACGTGGCATGGGGGACTGCGAGCAGTCTTCGGGCAACCTGAACGAGGCCCGGCATCTCATCTCGCAGCTGGCGCACGTGGAGATCTCGAGTCCGGATCCGGAAGAGTCGGTGCGCTGGTTCACCGACGTTCTGGGGCTGCAGGAGTCGGGGCGCGAGGGGCAGTCCGTCTACCTGCGGGCGTGGGGCGAGTTCTTCCACCACAGCCTGGTGGTGACCGAGGGACATGAGCCCTCTCTGTTGCACGTCGGGTGGCGCACCTCGGGTCCGGAGGAGCTGGAACGGGCCGTAAAGCGCATCGAGGAGACGGGGAGGGGTGAAGGCTGGCTGGAGGCGACTACGGGTCATGGCCCGGCCTACCGCTACCGCGCCCCTGGCGGGCATCTGCACGAGGTCTTCTGGGAGGTCGAGCGCTGGCAGGCACCGCCCGAGCTTGCCACGGACTTCCCCGGACGTCCGCAGAGGCATCCCCGTCACGGCGTCTGCCCGCGTTACATAGACCACGTCACGGTGGCGACGCCGGACCTGGTGGCCGAGGCCAGGTGGCATCAGCAGACCCTGGGTCTCAAGTTCACGGACTACATCGTCCCGGAGGAGGACTCTGACTTCGTGGTCTTCGCCACGCTCACGAGCCACTCCACGCACGAGCTCGGGCTCGTACCGGAGACCTCCGAGGCACGCGGGAGGGTCAACCACGTGGCCTTCTGGCTCGAGCAGCGCGTCGACGTGGAGCGGGCGGCGCACATCCTCATCGACGCGGGGACGCCCATCGAGTTCGGGCCCGGCATGCACGGGATAGATGAGATCACCTACCTCTACGTGCGCGAGCCGGGCGGGATGCGGATCGAGCTCAACTCCGGCGGCCGCAGGCTCTTCGAGCCCGACTGGGAGACCAGGCGCTGGACGCCTGCGCAGGGGGCGATGAGCGCCTACCGCAACATCGGGATGCCCGAGTCGATGATGGAGTCGTTCCCGCTCCCCGAGCGGGCGGGCGACCTGTACGACACCGGGCTCTTCAGCCGGCGGGGATAG